The following are encoded in a window of uncultured Ilyobacter sp. genomic DNA:
- a CDS encoding DNA methyltransferase, producing MKDSKEYLYVINYPAYEEELCMLEMRALFGREPESKVLISQRKFNPSNSIFIKKSLEIIYEKDTLQEILDQLEKDEVHLKNFKSEYLRLQNGNVSYEERIKSTREVGLRITGNSTMTAPETILGVTKYNGKWFLGINKNNDCKWHLHETKPCSYSNSLSVRLARVLVNIASKGDQEKKVIDPCCGVGTTLVEGLSMGHDISGYEINPKIVKNAKENLRHFNLETKIIKKDMHDTKENYDASIIDIPYGLFSHTTEKDQQDIINTARRISKRMVMVSFEILDEMVLKAGFEIIDRGTVTKGTFKRYILVCQ from the coding sequence ATGAAGGATTCAAAAGAATATCTATATGTTATAAATTATCCGGCATATGAAGAGGAACTTTGTATGCTAGAGATGAGGGCCTTGTTTGGTAGAGAGCCAGAGAGTAAGGTGCTAATTTCACAGAGAAAATTTAATCCTTCCAATAGTATTTTTATAAAAAAAAGTCTGGAGATAATCTACGAAAAGGATACCTTGCAGGAAATTTTGGATCAGTTGGAAAAAGATGAGGTGCACCTGAAAAATTTTAAATCTGAATATTTGAGACTCCAAAATGGAAATGTAAGCTATGAAGAGAGAATCAAGAGTACAAGAGAGGTGGGACTTAGAATAACAGGGAACTCTACCATGACAGCCCCTGAAACCATTCTCGGAGTAACTAAATACAATGGGAAATGGTTTCTAGGAATAAATAAAAATAATGACTGCAAATGGCATCTTCATGAAACCAAGCCATGCTCCTACTCGAACTCTCTGAGTGTAAGGTTGGCAAGAGTGCTAGTGAATATAGCGTCAAAAGGTGATCAAGAGAAAAAAGTAATAGATCCCTGCTGCGGAGTAGGAACCACTCTGGTGGAGGGGCTTTCTATGGGGCATGATATCTCCGGCTATGAAATAAACCCCAAAATAGTAAAAAATGCAAAAGAGAATCTGAGGCACTTTAATCTAGAGACTAAAATCATAAAAAAAGATATGCATGATACAAAAGAAAATTATGATGCCTCTATAATAGATATACCCTATGGGCTTTTTAGCCATACCACTGAAAAGGATCAGCAGGACATAATAAATACCGCCAGAAGAATTTCAAAGAGAATGGTTATGGTGTCCTTTGAAATTTTAGACGAGATGGTTTTAAAAGCAGGCTTTGAGATAATAGACAGAGGGACTGTCACCAAGGGAACCTTTAAGAGATATATTCTTGTGTGTCAGTAA
- a CDS encoding lecithin retinol acyltransferase family protein, which translates to MKIKAGDIIKVSRKNRDNYSYGLYVGQEEVIYYVETLEIKGRVVKTTLEDFRKKNGIVEVVDFLETKDGRSTVVKAEEFMKKKNLVSKGTWPEWFVSQFDEYVLSTIWDTIQRAKSRLEKVGEPLFNNGEHFVWWCKVELKRKDKKDGKLDEFLNPTTLLPRFPLSKKPS; encoded by the coding sequence ATGAAAATAAAAGCAGGGGATATAATAAAAGTCTCCAGAAAAAATAGGGACAACTACAGCTATGGGTTGTACGTAGGACAGGAAGAGGTTATTTATTATGTAGAAACCCTTGAGATAAAAGGTAGAGTGGTAAAAACTACATTGGAAGATTTTAGAAAGAAAAATGGGATTGTTGAAGTTGTAGATTTTCTAGAAACCAAAGATGGAAGAAGCACAGTGGTAAAAGCAGAGGAATTCATGAAAAAGAAAAATTTGGTGTCTAAAGGGACATGGCCAGAATGGTTTGTTTCTCAGTTTGATGAGTATGTATTGAGCACAATATGGGATACGATACAGAGGGCCAAGAGCAGACTAGAAAAAGTCGGAGAACCGTTATTTAATAATGGCGAACATTTTGTATGGTGGTGTAAGGTGGAGCTTAAAAGAAAAGATAAAAAAGATGGTAAATTGGACGAGTTTCTTAATCCCACGACTCTTTTACCAAGATTTCCTCTGTCTAAAAAACCATCATAA
- a CDS encoding ABC-F family ATP-binding cassette domain-containing protein, which yields MSILNVNNVSHGFGARVILEDASFRLLKGEHVGLVGANGEGKSTFLNIITGKLMPDEGDVSWCNHITTGYLDQYSTLERGKSIRDILKSAFSGMFELEKETMVLYEKMADCTPEEMDSILEEVGEIQSILESSDFYNLDSKIEEYAAGLGLLEIGLDRDVSELSGGQRAKILLAKVLLENPMILILDEPTNFLDEDHIIWLKNFLKNYENAFILVSHDIPFLNEVTNVIYHIEKAVLTRYTGDYYQFRDMYELKKRQIEMAYKKQQKEIAHLEDFIARNKARVATTNMAKDRQKKLDRMEIIEIAREKPKPIFGFKTARTPSREIIGVKDLVIGYDEPLTRSLNFSIERNQKIAIRGVNGLGKSTLLNTILGKIQPICGEIEHGQFLEIGYFKQEEESSNTPALNEFWDEFPSFTNAEARAALARCGLTNDHITSQMRVLSGGENAKVRLAKIMNREINFLVLDEPTNHLDIDAKEELKRAIKEFQGTVLMVSHEPDFYMDIATEIWDVEDWTTKIV from the coding sequence ATGAGTATTTTAAATGTAAACAATGTAAGCCATGGATTTGGAGCTAGAGTAATTTTAGAGGATGCATCTTTCCGACTTCTGAAAGGTGAGCATGTTGGACTTGTAGGTGCCAACGGAGAAGGTAAGTCAACTTTCTTGAATATTATCACAGGAAAACTTATGCCTGATGAAGGTGATGTGAGCTGGTGCAACCATATAACAACCGGGTATCTAGACCAGTACAGCACCCTAGAAAGGGGAAAAAGCATAAGAGATATTTTAAAATCAGCTTTTTCAGGTATGTTTGAACTGGAAAAAGAGACAATGGTTCTCTATGAAAAAATGGCAGACTGTACCCCTGAAGAGATGGACAGTATCCTTGAAGAGGTTGGTGAGATACAGAGTATCTTAGAGAGTTCTGATTTTTATAATCTAGACTCTAAAATAGAGGAGTATGCTGCGGGGCTAGGACTCCTTGAGATCGGATTGGACAGAGATGTGTCTGAGCTTTCTGGTGGGCAGAGAGCCAAGATTTTGCTGGCCAAGGTTCTGCTTGAAAACCCGATGATCCTCATACTGGATGAGCCCACTAACTTTTTGGATGAAGACCATATTATTTGGCTCAAGAATTTCCTGAAAAATTATGAAAATGCTTTTATTTTGGTATCACATGATATCCCTTTTCTAAATGAGGTAACTAATGTGATATATCATATTGAAAAGGCTGTTTTAACTAGATATACAGGAGATTATTATCAGTTTAGGGATATGTATGAACTGAAGAAACGGCAGATAGAGATGGCCTATAAAAAGCAGCAAAAAGAGATCGCCCATTTGGAGGATTTTATCGCCAGAAATAAGGCACGTGTTGCCACGACAAATATGGCAAAGGACAGGCAGAAGAAGCTAGACCGTATGGAGATCATAGAGATAGCCAGAGAAAAGCCTAAACCAATTTTTGGATTTAAAACTGCACGTACTCCTTCTAGAGAGATTATAGGGGTCAAGGACTTAGTGATCGGTTATGATGAACCTCTGACAAGGTCTCTCAATTTTTCCATAGAGCGTAATCAGAAGATAGCCATAAGAGGTGTAAACGGATTGGGGAAGTCCACATTATTAAATACTATTTTGGGGAAAATCCAGCCTATCTGTGGTGAGATAGAGCACGGACAATTTTTGGAAATAGGTTATTTTAAGCAGGAGGAGGAGAGTAGCAATACTCCGGCTTTAAATGAATTTTGGGATGAATTTCCAAGCTTCACAAATGCTGAGGCAAGAGCCGCTCTTGCCAGATGTGGACTGACAAATGACCACATTACAAGCCAGATGCGGGTACTGTCTGGAGGAGAAAATGCCAAGGTGAGATTGGCTAAAATAATGAATAGAGAGATTAACTTTTTAGTTCTGGATGAGCCTACAAATCACTTGGACATCGATGCCAAGGAGGAACTGAAAAGAGCCATCAAAGAGTTCCAAGGGACAGTGCTTATGGTGAGCCATGAGCCGGATTTTTATATGGATATAGCTACAGAGATCTGGGATGTAGAGGACTGGACAACAAAGATCGTATAG
- a CDS encoding transposase, whose amino-acid sequence MTNEKGLPVEYKILPGSIADITAFKDFSFDLPKDAIIYADRAYNDYVLEDVLSDVDIYLSPMRRKNSKRSKSKSQEFLDHIKRKLIETVGSSINRLMPKSIHSVTSRCFELKILLFLMGYTFLNMK is encoded by the coding sequence ATGACAAATGAAAAAGGCTTACCTGTAGAATATAAAATATTACCTGGATCTATTGCTGATATTACAGCATTTAAAGATTTTAGTTTTGATTTGCCAAAAGATGCCATTATTTATGCGGACAGAGCATATAATGACTATGTTCTTGAAGACGTATTAAGTGATGTTGATATTTACCTTTCACCTATGAGACGTAAAAATTCAAAGCGTTCTAAAAGTAAAAGTCAGGAATTTCTTGATCATATAAAAAGAAAACTAATTGAAACTGTAGGAAGTTCTATAAATAGATTGATGCCAAAGTCTATCCATAGTGTTACTTCTAGGTGTTTTGAACTCAAAATTCTATTATTTTTAATGGGTTATACATTTTTAAATATGAAGTAG
- a CDS encoding O-methyltransferase encodes MLEELREANGYITSKIKETDPVILEMEAFAEEHNVPIVTKEVSEYLKFMVKMNKSKNILEIGTAIGYSGTIMAEVAKEYDGYLTTIEIDEKRFNQAKENFAKAGLENVTLILGDGLEEIKKLKGEFDFIFIDAAKGKYKEFFEDSYKLLSKDGIIFIDNIMFRGYLYKEYPKRFKTIVRKLDEFIDYLYKNYPGFTLLPFGDGIGLLQGKSENRS; translated from the coding sequence ATGCTAGAGGAGTTAAGAGAAGCAAACGGGTATATAACGTCTAAGATAAAAGAAACAGATCCTGTCATTCTTGAAATGGAAGCCTTTGCAGAGGAGCACAATGTACCTATTGTGACCAAAGAGGTGTCAGAATATCTGAAGTTTATGGTCAAGATGAATAAAAGCAAAAATATCCTAGAGATAGGGACAGCCATAGGGTATTCTGGAACTATCATGGCAGAGGTGGCTAAAGAATATGACGGATATCTTACCACAATAGAGATAGATGAAAAGAGGTTTAATCAAGCCAAGGAAAATTTTGCCAAGGCAGGACTGGAAAATGTGACTCTTATCTTGGGAGATGGGCTAGAAGAGATAAAAAAACTTAAAGGTGAATTTGACTTTATATTCATTGATGCAGCCAAGGGAAAGTACAAGGAGTTTTTTGAGGATTCATATAAACTTTTGTCTAAGGACGGGATTATATTTATAGATAACATTATGTTTAGGGGTTATCTTTATAAAGAGTATCCCAAAAGATTCAAAACCATAGTAAGAAAACTAGATGAATTCATAGATTATTTATATAAAAATTATCCGGGGTTTACTTTACTTCCCTTCGGAGACGGGATAGGTCTTTTACAGGGTAAATCTGAGAACCGGTCATAA
- the rsmB gene encoding 16S rRNA (cytosine(967)-C(5))-methyltransferase RsmB: MNVKKRIIKLLEEFEEGKYSNILLNEYFRENSLSRGEKAFITEVFYGVIRNIIFLDYQIDKRATKKVHRKWLRNLLRISYYQAYFMRSDDAGVAWEATELAKEKLGVYVGRFANGMIRSFMREMDQESDQLKSQGKMDILYSCPKWFYEKIEKEYGEETEALIKSYKKIPYLSVRVNRLKYSEKEFEAFLEKIGINIMKKIDSIYYLDSGILIDSEEFKDGKITVQDGSSYLAAKMLGAKPGETVLDTCSAPGSKAAVLAELMENRGEITALDIHQHKIKLLDRNAKNLGAKIITGVKLDARKVKEQGKKFDKILVDAPCSGYGVLRKKPEALYNKDMTNVEELARLQYEILESASKSLKDEGELVYSTCTIFNEENTDNAERFLKNNPEFQVVELDFPEGVEGHKDILGGLVIDYKEEFLDSFYIIKFRKRNG; encoded by the coding sequence TTGAATGTGAAAAAGAGAATAATAAAACTTTTAGAAGAGTTTGAAGAGGGTAAGTATTCTAATATCCTTTTGAATGAATATTTCAGAGAAAATAGTCTCAGTCGTGGAGAAAAGGCATTTATCACAGAGGTATTTTACGGAGTTATAAGAAATATAATATTTTTAGACTACCAGATAGATAAGAGAGCTACTAAAAAAGTTCATAGAAAGTGGCTGAGAAATCTACTGAGGATCTCATACTACCAGGCCTACTTCATGAGAAGTGATGATGCAGGAGTGGCATGGGAAGCTACAGAACTTGCAAAGGAAAAATTGGGAGTATATGTTGGAAGGTTTGCAAACGGTATGATCAGGTCTTTTATGAGAGAGATGGATCAGGAGTCCGACCAATTGAAGTCCCAAGGGAAAATGGATATTTTATATTCATGCCCAAAGTGGTTTTATGAAAAAATAGAAAAAGAATATGGTGAGGAAACAGAGGCACTTATAAAATCATATAAGAAGATCCCGTACCTCAGTGTAAGGGTAAATAGGCTGAAATACAGCGAGAAGGAGTTTGAAGCTTTTCTTGAAAAAATAGGGATCAACATAATGAAAAAGATAGACTCTATCTATTATCTGGATTCTGGAATACTTATTGATTCTGAGGAGTTCAAAGACGGTAAGATAACAGTACAGGACGGATCGTCTTATCTGGCAGCTAAAATGCTAGGTGCAAAACCTGGAGAGACAGTGCTTGATACATGCAGTGCACCTGGCTCAAAGGCTGCAGTTCTAGCCGAACTTATGGAAAACAGGGGTGAGATAACCGCTCTTGATATACATCAGCATAAGATAAAACTTCTTGACAGAAATGCTAAAAATCTAGGAGCTAAAATAATAACCGGAGTAAAACTTGATGCAAGAAAGGTAAAAGAGCAGGGGAAGAAATTTGATAAAATACTGGTAGATGCACCGTGCAGCGGATATGGAGTCCTACGAAAAAAACCAGAAGCTCTTTATAATAAAGATATGACAAATGTAGAGGAACTGGCTAGGCTTCAGTATGAGATACTAGAATCGGCATCTAAGTCTCTGAAGGATGAGGGAGAGCTGGTGTACAGTACCTGTACTATTTTCAATGAGGAAAACACAGACAATGCCGAGCGTTTTCTAAAAAACAACCCGGAATTTCAGGTAGTCGAACTAGATTTTCCAGAGGGGGTAGAAGGGCACAAAGATATTTTAGGTGGACTTGTCATAGATTATAAAGAGGAGTTTCTAGACAGTTTCTATATTATAAAGTTTAGAAAGAGGAACGGATAA
- a CDS encoding Crp/Fnr family transcriptional regulator, whose translation MDKSRKIEKLIKKYGLDPYLDGYAYSDIKIKTFEKDSYLMMSGMDKRKLYLFVDGLLKVTLFSSEGNEMLLELTKPFDILGDVEFLLEEDIHYNIQIKEKSTFLELDYDMAVKNLRFYELMAKTLAKKLRNTSKKYSTKKLCNGKILVAKFIAENKEYFSSTIKYGDISKLLGLSERQLRRILKNFEDAGLIRREGRRIQVLNEKGMKKLTF comes from the coding sequence ATGGATAAAAGCAGAAAAATAGAAAAATTAATAAAAAAATATGGTCTAGATCCGTATTTAGATGGGTATGCTTATTCTGACATTAAGATAAAAACCTTTGAAAAAGACTCTTATCTAATGATGTCTGGTATGGACAAGAGAAAGCTTTATCTTTTTGTAGATGGTCTCTTGAAAGTGACTCTGTTTTCTAGTGAAGGGAACGAGATGCTTCTTGAACTGACCAAACCTTTCGATATTCTAGGAGATGTAGAGTTCCTTTTAGAGGAAGATATTCACTATAATATTCAGATAAAGGAAAAGAGTACTTTTCTTGAGCTTGATTATGACATGGCAGTTAAGAACTTAAGATTTTATGAACTGATGGCAAAGACTTTGGCTAAAAAGCTTCGAAATACTTCTAAAAAATACTCTACTAAGAAACTCTGTAATGGTAAAATATTGGTGGCAAAGTTCATTGCTGAAAACAAAGAATATTTTTCAAGTACCATAAAATATGGAGATATTTCAAAATTATTAGGACTGTCAGAAAGGCAGCTGAGGAGAATTTTAAAGAATTTTGAAGATGCTGGGTTAATAAGAAGAGAGGGAAGAAGAATACAGGTTCTAAACGAAAAGGGGATGAAAAAATTAACATTCTAA
- a CDS encoding DMT family transporter produces MKINYHIGSIFTGTLISVLIFLNGNLSKFIGDTEAVFIMHTLAFLSILAVKLFTRTKFKDFPTEIYLYTGGILSIFIISLETITMKEIGISFTILFLIIGQLVSSLTIDHFGLFGRAVHKFSLKKSIGLVFVFAGIIIINI; encoded by the coding sequence ATGAAGATTAATTATCATATAGGAAGCATATTTACAGGTACACTGATCAGTGTGCTTATATTCTTAAACGGAAATTTATCAAAATTTATAGGGGATACAGAAGCTGTTTTTATTATGCACACACTAGCTTTTTTATCTATCCTTGCAGTAAAGCTTTTTACAAGAACAAAATTTAAAGATTTCCCAACCGAGATATACCTCTATACTGGGGGTATCTTGAGCATATTTATTATTTCCCTTGAAACTATCACAATGAAAGAGATAGGGATTTCCTTTACAATATTGTTTCTAATAATAGGTCAGCTTGTGTCTTCTCTCACTATCGATCATTTCGGTTTATTCGGAAGAGCTGTTCATAAATTCAGTCTGAAGAAAAGTATTGGACTGGTGTTTGTCTTTGCAGGAATAATCATAATAAACATATAA
- a CDS encoding DMT family transporter translates to MFFLLAFLTGGIINIQLICNSSLAKKIGLINSTFINFFVAFIFLFIYKAVKLDTSIHFDISEVPLIFFSGGLLVIIITLLANFLIPKLPLLYSTIFTFLGQIITSLILDSFYGYNFQLNKLIGISFIFTGILYIISYDYLKKRFSKDEIIG, encoded by the coding sequence ATGTTCTTTTTATTGGCTTTTTTAACTGGAGGTATCATAAATATCCAGCTAATATGCAACTCTTCACTGGCAAAAAAAATAGGCCTAATCAATTCAACATTTATAAATTTTTTTGTAGCCTTTATTTTCCTTTTTATATACAAGGCAGTTAAATTAGATACTAGCATTCATTTTGATATTTCTGAAGTCCCTCTCATATTTTTTTCAGGGGGTCTTCTAGTAATTATTATAACACTTTTGGCAAACTTTTTGATCCCAAAATTACCACTTCTTTACAGCACTATTTTCACTTTCTTGGGACAGATAATAACTAGCCTTATTTTAGACTCTTTTTATGGATATAACTTTCAGCTCAATAAATTAATTGGCATCTCCTTTATTTTTACGGGAATACTGTATATAATAAGTTATGATTATCTGAAGAAAAGGTTTTCAAAAGATGAGATAATCGGGTAA
- a CDS encoding MerR family transcriptional regulator: protein MDSNNFLKISEFGRLGKTSRKMLIHYDKMDILKPAYIDPDTKYRYYSIQQIKSLAMIKSLQAIGVSLGEIKEKYLNTTIKEYIKNLKKEEIIIEKKLAEIQMAKKILEDKLNCLEEIANLSDKIEFKIKEMPLRYLMYSVIESKKLEDIPPVILALEKKNQNRDFLIVGDVAAVKEFYEDGADKVTLLGIFSNVDRSEEGFKNCKFDKGEYLCFHRDGYFLEGENSQIIDEWCIKNGYRAMGNTIIIPLLIPFLNLIESMYQVQVRVEKL, encoded by the coding sequence ATGGATTCCAATAATTTTTTAAAAATAAGTGAATTTGGCAGACTGGGTAAAACATCTAGAAAAATGCTCATACATTACGACAAGATGGACATACTAAAACCTGCATATATAGACCCCGATACCAAATACAGGTACTACTCTATTCAGCAAATCAAATCTCTGGCAATGATAAAGTCCTTGCAGGCTATAGGTGTTTCCCTAGGAGAGATCAAAGAAAAATATTTGAATACCACCATAAAAGAATACATAAAAAATCTTAAAAAAGAAGAGATTATCATCGAAAAAAAGCTTGCAGAAATACAGATGGCAAAAAAAATACTGGAAGATAAACTGAACTGTTTAGAAGAGATAGCCAATCTAAGTGATAAGATAGAATTTAAAATCAAGGAGATGCCCCTTAGGTATCTCATGTATTCTGTTATAGAGAGCAAGAAGCTAGAAGATATTCCACCTGTGATTCTCGCCCTTGAAAAAAAGAATCAGAACAGAGATTTTCTCATTGTGGGTGATGTGGCTGCAGTAAAAGAATTTTATGAGGATGGGGCAGATAAAGTCACTTTATTAGGTATATTTAGCAACGTTGACAGGTCAGAAGAGGGATTTAAAAATTGCAAATTTGATAAGGGAGAGTACCTATGTTTTCACAGAGATGGATATTTTTTGGAGGGTGAAAACTCCCAGATTATAGATGAATGGTGCATTAAAAATGGTTACAGAGCCATGGGGAATACCATTATCATACCTTTGCTTATCCCATTTTTAAACTTGATAGAAAGTATGTACCAGGTCCAGGTCAGAGTAGAAAAGCTCTGA